Proteins from a genomic interval of Candidatus Neomarinimicrobiota bacterium:
- a CDS encoding tetratricopeptide repeat protein, with amino-acid sequence MFKTKIFIVGLLCAALLPATILAQNTQEQRAYLYANELYEDGLYEIALEQYRQYLNDYPRGSHRAAAALRIGKSLMEIQQYDESRRAFQEVDLDHPGTPEAQEALWLIAETFEKEQRWERAAKAFQRLYLYYPDGDRASESLLRGAADAQRASNDNLTESLLNAVVENFYDSPAAIDARIRLGQLYLEQRKSRLAWNELDKALYSSPSEEQRGRILMWRAKVAERLYGASRASEIYGRITNEFSRDSLAERATLEQGRLAFLQRNYSVAEDHFSDAEESDLPSVAVAGFEYHGDMEWARENYSRAAELYSQSLTKQGNTGDNRTIRIKYALALEQAGQTGDAYEQFTQILRENAQTLSDDRVNLIHDHLAAVAVEQEQYRAALRSLEALRHGDKRAEILHRIGDLYQRQLSDSQSAMEVYTLLTDSFPDYTGVDKVLFSLGKSYLETEQVAKATNAFNRLVQQYPYSFWRGDAENYLWYIEKANSPGKQTSYESLASLFGELLLDREPADLNFKLGMIYFRDQRNYQTAIQQFTSLLKEDLSSSREDSVRFYLARSYDILSRVATLEEQAEESGEYATNAIAEYEALLSDEAGSGGIYFTAQKRLGELYLKTDPQRAIAYFDDLATENNSEAIILSQAKAYQATGNDSAAFRILNNYLESSLGSEESPETIRLAASLAEEIGYRGPARKYYEWYSANYSTSHYGAEAWWALFRYSVADSQYAEALRYADRIRSTAFYTPYQQMVNEQIGTLYMRTGEYLKAAEWYASLANSDGPETSLFIGDRPTENVEAIYRSALAYEEAGQQSKAIEMYRWYTEHGEKAEFLANAYEFIAQQTSRENSYNEARQYYQQAAASLGNSASPRAIRLRKSAADMLFELGDYESAAEEYNQLLDEAVGDFRSEIWQQLIIAQLRNGSTRRANSLIDEYRETYDLDDDAEPVLRFRYETAKALANEKGFQQSVPMLQDILEHDISTDFEVNVRYELGRQYVITNNYDQAINMLTDLTVNYPDHPVIAQVYITLGTVYYDQEQPANAIEAYRNALDHGATGEFKQVAMSNLMKLYEERGLWDSAIALGRDYVAEFPEADNTFSTRIQIGNFLMNMREFERAIEHLSALLREADAQSASEIQFWIGEAYFNQAKYTRAIIEYLKVPYLNPPTKLDWAASALWKAGNAYEKLQKPNKAIQLYERIIREKGAASNFGRFARRRIDELEAQQEAAQ; translated from the coding sequence ATGTTTAAAACTAAGATATTCATCGTTGGTCTACTATGTGCAGCACTATTGCCCGCTACGATATTGGCGCAGAATACCCAGGAACAGCGGGCGTACCTCTACGCGAACGAACTGTATGAGGATGGGCTGTACGAGATTGCGCTGGAACAATACCGGCAGTATTTAAATGATTACCCGAGGGGAAGTCACCGCGCGGCCGCTGCACTCCGGATTGGTAAATCGTTGATGGAAATCCAACAATATGACGAATCCCGGCGGGCATTTCAGGAGGTTGACTTAGATCATCCCGGTACGCCGGAAGCTCAAGAGGCGCTCTGGCTGATTGCGGAAACCTTTGAGAAAGAGCAACGCTGGGAGCGGGCGGCAAAAGCGTTTCAACGGCTGTACCTGTATTATCCTGACGGCGATCGTGCCAGTGAAAGTCTGCTCCGTGGCGCGGCAGATGCTCAGCGGGCTTCCAATGATAACCTGACCGAGAGTTTGCTCAATGCCGTCGTGGAAAATTTTTATGATTCGCCGGCGGCCATCGACGCAAGAATTCGTCTGGGGCAGTTGTACCTTGAACAGCGAAAAAGCCGGCTCGCCTGGAATGAACTGGACAAAGCGCTGTATTCGTCTCCCAGTGAAGAACAGCGTGGCCGGATATTGATGTGGCGGGCGAAAGTTGCCGAACGTCTATATGGTGCCTCCAGAGCTTCAGAGATCTATGGACGGATCACAAACGAATTCAGCCGCGATTCACTTGCCGAGCGTGCCACGCTGGAACAGGGACGGCTGGCGTTCCTCCAGCGAAATTATTCTGTGGCGGAAGACCATTTTTCAGACGCTGAGGAGTCCGATCTTCCCTCGGTTGCCGTAGCCGGATTTGAATACCATGGCGATATGGAGTGGGCCCGAGAAAATTACAGCCGCGCCGCGGAACTGTATTCCCAGTCATTAACGAAACAGGGCAATACGGGTGATAACCGTACGATCAGGATTAAGTATGCATTGGCGCTGGAACAGGCAGGGCAGACCGGCGACGCATACGAGCAATTCACCCAGATCCTCAGAGAAAATGCACAGACACTATCCGATGATCGTGTCAACCTGATTCATGATCATCTGGCAGCGGTCGCCGTGGAACAGGAACAGTATCGGGCGGCACTCCGGTCTCTTGAGGCGTTACGCCATGGGGATAAACGAGCAGAGATTCTCCATCGCATCGGTGATTTGTACCAGCGACAACTCTCCGATTCTCAATCGGCAATGGAGGTGTATACGCTCCTCACTGATTCCTTTCCGGATTACACTGGCGTAGACAAGGTATTGTTTTCCCTGGGGAAATCGTACCTGGAAACGGAACAGGTTGCAAAAGCCACAAACGCTTTCAATCGGTTGGTGCAGCAATATCCCTATTCATTCTGGCGTGGTGATGCTGAGAATTATCTCTGGTATATCGAAAAGGCGAACAGTCCCGGGAAGCAAACGAGTTATGAGAGTTTGGCGTCATTGTTCGGAGAACTACTTCTGGACAGGGAGCCCGCGGATCTCAACTTCAAACTGGGAATGATCTATTTCCGGGATCAACGAAACTATCAAACGGCAATTCAGCAATTTACTTCGCTGTTAAAGGAAGATCTCTCTTCGTCCCGGGAGGATTCGGTACGCTTCTATCTCGCCCGGAGTTACGATATTCTCAGTCGGGTTGCGACGTTGGAAGAGCAAGCCGAAGAAAGCGGGGAATACGCCACAAATGCTATTGCTGAATATGAGGCACTCCTGTCAGATGAAGCCGGATCAGGTGGTATTTATTTCACGGCGCAGAAACGTTTAGGAGAATTATACCTTAAGACCGATCCGCAGCGGGCTATAGCGTATTTCGATGATCTGGCTACGGAGAACAATTCCGAAGCGATAATTCTTTCCCAGGCGAAGGCATATCAGGCGACGGGTAACGATTCCGCTGCGTTTCGAATACTGAATAATTATCTGGAATCGAGTCTGGGATCGGAAGAATCTCCTGAGACAATCAGGCTCGCTGCGTCGCTCGCTGAGGAAATTGGCTACCGGGGTCCCGCCCGGAAATACTACGAATGGTATTCGGCGAATTATTCTACATCTCATTATGGCGCTGAAGCATGGTGGGCCTTGTTCCGGTATTCGGTTGCGGATAGCCAGTATGCCGAGGCTCTGCGATATGCTGACCGGATCCGGAGTACTGCATTTTACACACCATACCAACAGATGGTTAACGAGCAGATCGGGACGCTGTATATGCGGACCGGTGAATACCTGAAGGCTGCCGAATGGTACGCGTCGCTCGCAAACTCGGACGGACCTGAAACTAGTCTGTTTATCGGGGATCGTCCCACGGAAAATGTTGAGGCAATTTACCGATCCGCACTGGCGTACGAAGAAGCAGGACAGCAATCAAAAGCAATCGAAATGTACCGGTGGTATACTGAACACGGGGAAAAGGCGGAATTCCTGGCGAACGCCTACGAATTTATTGCACAGCAGACATCCAGGGAAAACAGTTATAACGAAGCCCGTCAGTATTATCAGCAGGCGGCTGCTTCTCTGGGAAATAGTGCGAGCCCCAGGGCGATCCGACTTCGGAAGTCGGCAGCGGATATGTTGTTTGAACTGGGTGATTACGAATCGGCTGCGGAAGAGTACAATCAACTCCTGGATGAAGCTGTAGGTGACTTCCGCAGCGAAATCTGGCAACAGCTCATCATTGCGCAGCTTCGTAACGGGAGTACCCGGCGTGCCAACTCGCTGATTGATGAGTATCGGGAAACCTATGACCTGGATGATGATGCGGAACCGGTGCTGCGCTTTCGTTATGAGACGGCGAAGGCACTAGCGAATGAAAAGGGATTCCAGCAATCCGTACCGATGTTGCAGGACATCCTGGAGCATGATATTTCCACAGATTTTGAAGTGAACGTCCGATATGAGTTAGGCCGACAGTATGTGATCACAAATAATTATGATCAGGCCATCAACATGTTAACCGACCTGACGGTAAACTATCCTGATCATCCTGTTATTGCACAGGTCTATATCACTCTTGGGACTGTGTATTATGATCAGGAGCAGCCGGCGAATGCAATTGAGGCCTACCGGAACGCACTGGATCATGGCGCCACAGGAGAGTTCAAACAGGTGGCAATGAGCAATTTGATGAAATTGTATGAGGAGCGAGGATTATGGGATTCTGCCATCGCCCTGGGCAGGGATTATGTGGCGGAATTCCCGGAAGCCGATAATACGTTTTCCACCAGAATCCAGATCGGGAACTTTCTCATGAATATGCGGGAGTTCGAACGTGCCATTGAACATCTGAGTGCACTCTTGCGTGAGGCCGATGCACAATCAGCCTCGGAAATCCAGTTCTGGATCGGGGAAGCGTATTTTAACCAGGCCAAGTATACTCGCGCAATTATCGAGTACCTGAAGGTGCCGTATCTGAATCCGCCGACGAAACTGGACTGGGCCGCCTCTGCACTCTGGAAGGCAGGAAATGCTTATGAAAAATTACAGAAGCCGAATAAAGCGATTCAGTTGTATGAACGGATTATCCGAGAAAAGGGAGCGGCCAGTAACTTCGGCCGGTTTGCCCGACGACGGATAGATGAACTGGAGGCTCAGCAGGAAGCGGCGCAGTAG
- a CDS encoding transcriptional repressor, which produces MKTDELSTFKEALRKENLKMTPQRKRIFAAIADSDQHWEVDDLVYQFWQDDERISRATIYRTLDLLVDHGFVRKIDFGEGRSRYEYAADKKYHDHMICEECGEIFEFTDENLRKHQERLCEIFDFEPSKHVVQIYGLCSDCRSGRNDGE; this is translated from the coding sequence ATGAAAACAGACGAATTATCCACATTCAAAGAGGCGCTGCGGAAAGAAAATCTGAAGATGACGCCCCAGCGCAAACGGATTTTCGCCGCAATAGCGGATTCTGACCAGCACTGGGAGGTTGACGATCTGGTGTATCAGTTCTGGCAGGATGATGAGCGCATTTCCCGGGCCACGATTTATCGCACGCTGGATCTGCTGGTCGATCACGGATTTGTTCGAAAAATCGATTTCGGTGAAGGCCGGAGCCGCTACGAATATGCGGCAGATAAAAAATATCACGACCATATGATATGTGAGGAATGTGGGGAGATTTTCGAATTTACCGACGAGAATTTGCGGAAACACCAGGAACGCCTGTGTGAGATTTTTGATTTCGAACCTTCTAAGCATGTGGTCCAAATTTACGGGCTTTGCAGCGATTGTCGGTCGGGCAGGAATGACGGAGAATAG